TCTGTGGTGGTATGATTGGCTCAGGTCTGTACTGGGCTGACAGGCGCTCGCGGCAGTCATAATCGAACTCCGTTCCCCCAGGCACTCGAGGAGGCAACCAATGCGCTTCCGAACCATGGTTGTTTGGATGGCCGTCATGGCCGTATCGTTCGCTATAGGATCGACGGCTGTGTTGGCGCGCTCGGCGACCAGCCCGTTTCTCAGCACCGTCACCACCGTTGCATCTCAGGCGGGCGACAACGCCGACCTGAGCATCGAACGGGCCGCCGTCATTGTTGGGGCTGATTGTTCACTGGCCGCGCCTGCGCCCGAAGCTGTAGATGGGCAGGCGGTTTCGATAGGCAGTAATGTGATCACCGACGGACTGGGACGGGCGCGCATTGGCTTTGCAGATGGGAACGGCGTCATGCTCTATCATGATTCGTGCCTACAGTTGACGGGCAACGGGCGCTTGATATTGTTCAAAGGAACGCTGGCAACTCAGAGGAGCCAGGGGGGCATATCGGTTACGGCTGGCAATGCGGCCATCGAGGCCAATGGCCGCGTTCTGATCCATCTTTTTCCCGAACGCGGGTTATGGGTGCTGGTGCAGGAGGGGAAAGCAACTGTCGATGCCGATGGCGAGCAGGTGTCACTCACATCCAATCAGCAAACCTGGATGGAGCCGGGCGGGACGTTGGTAGGAGCCAAGCCGAACGAACGTGATGTCGTGGGCGACCGTTTCTTCCTCATCGATGATCTGACCAATGACCTTCTCCAGGACGCCGACTTTCTCGTTCCACCCTCCAGCACGCGCCCATCGGGGATTCCGTGGGGTTTGGTCATCGCCCTGGCAATTGTAGCCGGCGGGGCAGGCGCTATCGCCATCCTGAGCCGGCGGCGCGGCGTTGGCTCAGGCGGTCGAGAAGCCGCGGGCAGTGCGGGCGAGGTCGTGGGTCTGCGTCCCGTGCACGGAGGCGGCTTTGGCGACCTCATTCCACTTCACAAAGGCGGCCTGACCATCGGGCGAGCGCCAAACAACAGTCTGGTGCTCAACGACAACCGCGTCTCAGCCCGCCACGCACGCATCCTTGCCCGCCCAGATGGCTATTACCTCGAGGATTTGCAGAGCACCAACGGCACTTTTGTCGATGGTCAGCGGGTGAGCCGCCGGCCGCTTCAGCATGGCGA
The genomic region above belongs to Caldilineales bacterium and contains:
- a CDS encoding FHA domain-containing protein; amino-acid sequence: MRFRTMVVWMAVMAVSFAIGSTAVLARSATSPFLSTVTTVASQAGDNADLSIERAAVIVGADCSLAAPAPEAVDGQAVSIGSNVITDGLGRARIGFADGNGVMLYHDSCLQLTGNGRLILFKGTLATQRSQGGISVTAGNAAIEANGRVLIHLFPERGLWVLVQEGKATVDADGEQVSLTSNQQTWMEPGGTLVGAKPNERDVVGDRFFLIDDLTNDLLQDADFLVPPSSTRPSGIPWGLVIALAIVAGGAGAIAILSRRRGVGSGGREAAGSAGEVVGLRPVHGGGFGDLIPLHKGGLTIGRAPNNSLVLNDNRVSARHARILARPDGYYLEDLQSTNGTFVDGQRVSRRPLQHGDVIRFDRYQFVFQRGPHTPAPHEAPPSPPSPQPVSRAGVRLQGGSEPGNFVPVDRDGLTLGREASNDVVLHDSQASAHHARIVATEKGFFIEDLGSTNGTFVQGQRVTRQPLQGGEVIQLGQSKLVFEVSR